A single Eleginops maclovinus isolate JMC-PN-2008 ecotype Puerto Natales chromosome 5, JC_Emac_rtc_rv5, whole genome shotgun sequence DNA region contains:
- the LOC134864643 gene encoding phospholipid-transporting ATPase ABCA1-like isoform X5 produces the protein MTVSTQLGLLLWKNFTYRRRQTIQLLIEIIWPLFIFFILISVRYHYPPYEQHECHFPNKAMPSAGTLPWVQGIICNANNPCFRNPTPGESPGVVGNFNDSIISRLFTDAQKILLYSQNDKSYEGYKGLLRALRKMQENTARFKLKDFLQDNETLSHFLHHNASLPRHALKQIVEADVNLEKVLTKGFGFHLRDLCNATPLEEFVHIADRNVSRLIQESICSSPSDWLDKAQSHFLSNLDFFKPIRKDVRSDPKVVQEVSAATDNLLESLGALATELASMKSWKDMRKEILYLTANATGSPNQMYQAVSRIVCGHPEGGGLKIKSLNWYEDNNYKALFGNHGNDSDSDHSSSYDNSSTPYCNNMMRSLESSPISRMIWRALKPLLMGKILYTPDTPATQRIIHEVNKTFQELGLLRDLGGMWEEMRPKVWNFMENGEEMDMVRTLLQNNASAAFLNSQLIGTEWRVSDLSAFLSKVSEDKRPAGSAYTWRNVFNETDQAILTISRFMECVNLDKLEPVANEERLVNKSMGLLRNQKFWAGIVFPDIAHSNSTELPPNVNYKIRMDIDNVERTNKIKDGYWDPGPRADPFEDLRYIWGGFSYLQDVIEQGIIRAITGTKEKTGVYIQQMPYPCYVDDIFLRVMSRSMPLFMTLAWMYSVAIIIKGVVYEKEARLKETMRIMGLNNGTLWLSWFISSLIPLLISAGLLVVLLKMGNLLPYSDPGVVFLFLASFGIVTIMQCFLISTLFSRANLAAACGGIIYFTLYLPYVLCVAWQDYVGFGAKLIVSLLSPVAFGFGCEYFALFEEQGVGIQWSNLLASPLEDDSYNLTTSISLMLFDAVLYGIMTWYFEAVFPGQYGIPRPWYFPFTKSYWCGEKENPNISTPLSKKGNAEVCIEEEPSHIEPGVYIENLVKVYSHGNKLAVDGLSLRFYKGQITSFLGHNGAGKTTTMSILTGLFPPTSGTAYIHGKDIRTELSTIRQNLGVCPQHNVLFSMLTVEEHIWFYACLKGLSEEKVKAEMEQIVNDVGLPHKRNARTHTLSGGMQRKLSVALAFVGGSKVVILDEPTAGVDPYARRGIWDLLLKYRQGRTIILSTHHMDEADILGDRIAIISHGKLCCVGSSLYLKTHLGTGYYLTLVKRDYDLTLQSCRNSASTVSYIKKAEKVRKEDSVSESSSDAGLGSEPESETTTIDVSLISNLIFKHVKEARLVEDLGHEITYVLPYESAKDGAFVELFHELDDRLTDLGISSYGISDTTLEEIFLKVAEDSGVDAVELSDGVVPTRTRRHHAFGDHQSCLKPFTEDDFDFNDSEESRETDWLSGSDGKGSYQVKGWSLKRQQFVALLWKRFLYARRSRKGFFAQIVLPAVFVCIALVFSLIVPPFGKYPSLSLDYSMYGEQFTFISNDIPEDPHINKLHGALTAQPGFGTRCMDGQPSPDSHCTEVGDEWSAPQVPQSVTDMFDNGNWSMENPSPMCECSCEGRKRMLPECPAGAGGLPPKEMKISETDTLQNLTGRNISDYIVKTYAQIIGKSLRNKIWVNEFRYGGFSLGARSSQLTSHADQVDEAIAQLKRRFRLERGTAADRFFLSLSSFMQGLDTKNNVKIWFNNKGWHSIGSFLNVMNNGILRANLPSDKDPTKFGITASNHPLNLTKEQLSQVALMTTSVDVLVSICVIFAMSFVPASFVVFLIQERVNKAKHMQFISGVQPLLYWLANFVWDMCNYVVPATLVIIIFMCFQQDAYVSSTNLPVLALLLLLYGWSITPLMYPASFFFKIPSTAYVVLTSVNILIGINGSVSTFVLELFGSNEIGGINDILKNVFLIFPHFCLGRGLIDMVKNQAMADALERFGENRFRSPLAWDMVGKNLFAMAIEGVIFFCITVLIQYHFFFKARSSTSHLKPIGEEDEDVARERQRILSGGGQSDILELKELTKIYKRKQKPAVDRLCVGIPPGECFGLLGVNGAGKTSTFKMLTGDSTVTGGEAYLNGKSVTSEIDEVHQNMGYCPQFDAINDLLTGREHLEFYAILRGVPEKEVCEVAEWGIRKLGLVKYVDKSAGSYSGGNMRKLSTAIALIGGPPVVFLDEPTTGMDPKARRALWNAILSIVKEGRSVVLTSHSMEECEALCTRMAIMVNGRFRCLGSVQHLKNRFGDGYTIILRVTGPDPDLRPVMEFIEQELPGSTLKEKHRNMLQYQLPTSLTSLARIFSLLSQNKDTLSIEDYSVSQTTLDQVFVNFAKDQSDEDHLKDALLNKRDAVVVDISQLNTLLKDNTTRESCV, from the exons ATGACAGTCTCCACTCAACTGGGTTTACTGCTTTGGAAAAACTTCACCTACAGACGGAGACAGACT ATCCAGCTGCTGATTGAGATCATCTGGCCCCTATTTATCTTCTTCATCCTGATCTCTGTCCGATATCATTATCCACCATACGAGCAACATGAAT GCCATTTCCCTAACAAGGCCATGCCCTCGGCGGGTACGTTGCCCTGGGTACAAGGCATCATCTGTAACGCCAACAACCCCTGCTTCCGTAATCCCACCCCAGGCGAGAGTCCCGGGGTGGTGGGAAACTTCAATGATTCTAT AATCTCCCGTTTGTTCACTGATGCCCAGAAAATCCTGCTCTACAGTCAGAATGATAAAAGCTACGAGGGATACAAGGGACTGCTAAGGGCTCTCAGAAAGATGCAGGAGAATACTGCTC GTTTCAAGCTAAAGGACTTTTTGCAAGACAATGAGACCCTTTCCCACTTCCTTCACCACAACGCCTCACTTCCTCGTCATGCGCTGAAGCAGATAGTCGAGGCTGACGTCAACCTGGAAAAG GTGCTGACTAAAGGTTTTGGCTTCCATCTCAGAGACCTCTGTAACGCAACGCCCCTGGAGGAATTTGTCCACATTGCCGACCGCAACGTTTCCCGTCTGATTCAAGAAAGTATCTGCAGTTCCCCCAGCGATTGGCTTGACAAGGCCCAGAGCCACTTCCTGTCCAACTTGGACTTTTTCAAACCCATTCGG AAGGATGTGAGGTCGGACCCCAAAGTCGTCCAGGAAGTCTCAGCAGCTACCGACAATCTTCTGGAGAGCCTGGGAGCATTGGCCACGGAG CTTGCCAGTATGAAGAGTTGGAAGGACATGCGTAAAGAGATCTTGTATCTAACTGCGAATGCCACAGGATCTCCAAACCAAATGTATCAGGCCGTGTCCCGTATCGTTTGCGGCCATCCCGAGGGAGGCGGCCTCAAAATCAAGTCTCTCAACTGGTATGAAGACAACAACTACAAGGCCCTGTTCGGAAACCATGGCAACGACAGCGACAGTGATCACTCCTCATCTTACGACAACTCTTCAA CTCCCTATTGTAATAACATGATGCGTAGCCTGGAGTCCAGCCCCATTTCAAGGATGATCTGGAGAGCTCTGAAGCCTCTGCTCATGGGGAAGATCCTGTACACCCCAGATACTCCGGCCACACAGAGAATCATCCACGAG GTGAATAAGACCTTCCAGGAGCTCGGCCTGCTGAGGGACCTCGGAGGGATGTGGGAGGAGATGAGGCCCAAAGTGTGGAATTTCATGGAAAATGGCGAGGAAATGGATATGGTCAGG ACGCTGCTCCAGAATAACGCCAGTGCCGCGTTCCTTAACAGCCAGCTCATTGGGACTGAGTGGCGTGTGTCCGATTTGTCCGCCTTCCTGTCTAAAGTCTCAGAGGACAAAAGACCTGCAGGATCCGCCTACACTTGGAGAAATGTCTTCAACGAAACCGACCAGGCCATACTGACCATCTCACGTTTCATGGAG tGTGTGAACCTGGACAAGCTGGAGCCTGTAGCTAATGAGGAGCGACTGGTGAACAAGTCCATGGGTCTTCTGAGAAACCAGAAGTTCTGGGCTGGAATCGTGTTTCCTGACATTGCCCATAGCAATAGCACTGAACTGCCTCCCAACGTCAACTACAAGATCCGCATGGACATCGATAATGTCGAGAGGACCAACAAGATCAAGGATGG TTATTGGGACCCCGGTCCCAGGGCAGACCCCTTCGAGGACCTTCGTTACATCTGGGGCGGATTCTCATACCTGCAGGACGTCATCGAGCAGGGAATCATCAGAGCCATCACTGGAACAAAAGAGAAGACAGGAGTCTACATTCAGCAGATGCCCTACCCCTGCTATGTTGATGACAT TTTCCTGAGGGTGATGAGTCGGTCAATGCCTCTCTTCATGACCCTGGCGTGGATGTACTCTGTAGCCATCATCATCAAGGGCGTCGTATATGAGAAGGAGGCCCGCCTCAAAGAGACCATGAGGATCATGGGACTGAATAACGGCACCTTGTGGCTTAGCTGGTTCATCAGCAGTTTAATCCCACTTCTGATCAGCGCCGGCTTGTTGGTGGTGTTATTGAAG atggGCAACCTGCTGCCTTACAGTGACCCAGGCGTAGTGTTTCTTTTCCTGGCATCATTCGGCATTGTTACCATCATGCAGTGTTTCCTCATCAGCACGCTCTTCTCTCGCGCTAACCTGGCAGCCGCCTGTGGTGGCATCATATACTTCACCCTCTACCTGCCTTACGTGCTGTGTGTCGCCTGGCAAGACTACGTGGGCTTTGGAGCAAAACTTATTGTG AGTCTGCTCTCTCCTGTGGCTTTCGGTTTTGGCTGTGAGTACTTTGCCCTATTTGAGGAGCAAGGGGTGGGCATTCAGTGGTCAAACCTGCTGGCCAGCCCCCTGGAGGACGACAGCTACAACCTGACCACCTCTATCTCCCTCATGCTGTTTGACGCTGTGCTCTATGGAATAATGACCTGGTACTTTGAAGCTGTGTTCCCTG GTCAGTATGGGATCCCCAGACCTTGGTATTTCCCTTTCACTAAATCGTACTGgtgtggagagaaagaaaacccCAACATCTCCACCCCTCTGTCAAAGAAGGGCAACGCTGAAG ttTGTATTGAGGAGGAGCCAAGCCACATCGAGCCAGGTGTTTACATCGAGAATCTGGTGAAGGTGTACAGCCATGGAAACAAGCTGGCTGTAGATGGGCTGTCCCTGAGGTTCTATAAGGGACAGATTACGTCCTTCCTCGGTCACAACGGAGCAGGAAAGACCACCACCAT GTCAATCCTCACAGGGTTGTTTCCACCAACATCTGGCACTGCCTACATCCACGGGAAGGACATCCGCACAGAGCTCAGCACCATCAGGCAGAATCTGGGCGTCTGTCCGCAGCACAACGTACTTTTCAGCAT GCTGACAGTAGAGGAACACATCTGGTTCTACGCCTGTCTGAAGGGGCTGTCGGAGGAAAAAGTGAAGGCGGAGATGGAACAAATTGTGAACGATGTCGGACTGCCTCACAAACGAAACGCCCGCACCCACACCCTGTCTG GAGGGATGCAGAGGAAGCTGTCGGTGGCCCTGGCTTTTGTTGGGGGTTCAAAAGTGGTGATCCTGGATGAGCCTACTGCTGGAGTCGATCCCTACGCACGCAGGGGCATCTGGGACCTGTTGCTCAAATACAGACAAG GCCGCACCATCATCCTCTCCACCCATCACATGGACGAGGCTGACATCCTGGGTGACCGCATCGCCATCATCTCCCACGGCAAGCTGTGCTGCGTAGGCTCCTCGCTCTACCTGAAGACCCACCTGGGCACGGGCTACTACCTGACCCTGGTCAAGAGAGACTACGACCTGACCCTTCAGTCCTGCAGGAATTCTGCCAGCACCGTGTCCTACATCAAGAAGGCCGAGAAGGTAAGAAAG GAGGACAGCGTATCAGAAAGCAGTTCAGATGCTGGACTGGGCAGCGAACCGGAGAGTGAAACCACCACTATTG ATGTGTCGCTTATCTCCAACCTAATATTCAAACATGTCAAAGAGGCTCGCCTGGTTGAGGACCTTGGCCACGAAATCACCTATGTCTTGCCCTACGAGTCTGCTAAAGACGGAGCCTTTGTCGAGCTTTTCCACGAGCTGGATGACCGCCTGACTGACCTGGGAATATCCAGCTATGGaatatctgatactaccctgGAAGAG ATTTTCTTGAAAGTGGCTGAAGACAGTGGAGTGGATGCTGTTGAGCTTTCAG ATGGAGTCGTTCCGACCAGGACTCGTCGCCATCATGCATTTGGAGACCACCAGAGCTGCCTGAAGCCCTTCACTGAAGATGACTTTGATTTCAACGACTCTGAAG AATCCCGTGAGACTGACTGGCTCAGTGGATCAGATGGCAAAGGATCATACCAGGTCAAAGGCTGGAGTCTGAAGAGACAGCAGTTTGTTGCACTCCTCTGGAAACGATTCCTCTACGCCCGGCGCTCCAGGAAAGGCTTCTTTGCTCAG attgTTCTCCCGgccgtgtttgtgtgtattgcCCTGGTTTTCAGTCTGATTGTCCCTCCGTTTGGAAAGTACCCAAGTCTGTCTCTGGATTACAGCATGTATGGAGAACAGTTTACCTTCATCAG TAATGACATACCTGAAGATCCTCACATCAACAAACTGCACGGAGCTCTTACAGCACAGCCAGGATTTGGGACACGCTGCATGGATGGACAACCCTCACC GGATAGTCACTGCACAGAAGTCGGGGATGAGTGGTCGGCCCCGCAGGTCCCTCAAAGTGTGACGGACATGTTCGACAATGGCAACTGGTCTATGGAGAATCCTTCTCCCATGTGTGAGTGCAGCTGTGAAGGACGCAAGAGGATGCTGCCCGAGTGTCCCGCTGGTGCCGGGGGACTTCCACCAAAAGAG ATGAAGATCAGTGAGACGGACACTCTTCAGAATTTGACTGGCAGGAACATCTCAGACTATATTGTTAAGACCTACGCTCAGATCATTGGCAAGAG cCTAAGGAACAAGATTTGGGTCAACGAGTTCAG ATACGGTGGGTTCTCGCTGGGCGCCAGGAGTTCTCAGCTTACATCCCATGCAGATCAGGTTGATGAAGCGATTGCTCAGTTAAAGAGACGTTTCCGTCTGGAGAGA GGAACTGCAGCTGATCGTTTCTTTCTCAGTCTCTCCAGTTTTATGCAAGGGTTGGACACCAAGAACAACGTCAAg ATCTGGTTCAACAACAAGGGCTGGCACAGCATCGGTTCTTTCCTCAATGTGATGAACAATGGCATCCTGCGGGCAAATCTGCCATCCGACAAAGACCCCACTAAGTTTGGCATCACTGCCTCCAATCATCCGCTCAACCTCACCAAGGAACAGCTGTCTCAGGTCGCACT GATGACGACATCAGTGGATGTGCTAGTTTCCATCTGCGTGATCTTCGCCATGTCCTTTGTCCCTGCCAGTTTTGTGGTCTTCCTCATCCAAGAGAGAGTAAACAAGGCTAAGCACATGCAGTTCATCAGTGGAGTGCAGCCCCTACTTTACTGGTTGGCAAACTTTGTCTGGGATATG TGTAACTACGTCGTCCCAGCCACACTGGTCATCATTATCTTCATGTGTTTCCAACAAGATGCCTACGTCTCCTCCACCAATCTGCCCGTGCtggcgctgctgctgctgctctacGG ATGGTCGATCACCCCTCTGATGTACCCGGCCTCGTTCTTCTTTAAGATCCCCAGCACGGCCTACGTTGTTCTGACCAGCGTTAACATACTGATAGGAATCAACGGCAGCGTCTCCACATTTGTACTGGAGCTGTTTGGAAGCAAT GAAATTGGTGGCATCAACGACATCCTGAAAAACGTGTTCCTCATCTTCCCTCACTTCTGTCTGGGCAGAGGACTGATCGACATGGTGAAGAATCAGGCGATGGCCGACGCTTTAGAGAGATTTG GTGAAAACCGGTTTCGCTCCCCTCTGGCCTGGGACATGGTGGGCAAGAACTTGTTTGCAATGGCTATAGAGGGTGTGATCTTCTTCTGCATCACTGTCCTCATTCAATACCACTTCTTCTTCAAGGCCAG GTCTTCCACCAGTCACCTGAAGCCTATTGGAGAAGAAGACGAGGATGTGGCCAGAGAGCGACAGAGGATCTTGAGTGGAGGAGGACAGTCAGACATCCTGGAGCTCAAAGAGCTCACCAAGATTTACAAGAGGAAACAGAAGCCGGCAGTGGATCGGCTGTGTGTTGGCATCCCACCAGGAGAG TGTTTTGGATTGCTGGGAGTGAATGGGGCAGGGAAAACCAGCACCTTTAAAATGCTGACAGGAGACTCTACAGTCACAGGGGGAGAGGCCTACCTGAATGGCAAGAG TGTGACTTCAGAGATAGACGAGGTGCACCAGAACATGGGCTACTGTCCTCAGTTTGATGCCATCAATGACCTGCTGACCGGCAGAGAGCACCTCGAGTTTTACGCCATCCTGAGGGGAGTTCCCGAGAAGGAAGTCTGCGAG GTGGCCGAATGGGGCATCCGTAAGCTTGGTTTGGTCAAATATGTGGACAAGTCAGCGGGCAGCTACAGTGGAGGCAACATGAGGAAACTGTCTACTGCCATCGCTCTCATAGGAGGACCGCCTGTAGTCTTTTTG GATGAACCAACAACAGGTATGGATCCTAAAGCACGGCGCGCACTGTGGAACGCAATCCTGAGCATCGTCAAGGAGGGACGATCTGTAGTCCTAACCTCTCACAG CATGGAGGAGTGTGAAGCGCTTTGCACCAGAATGGCCATCATGGTCAACGGCAGGTTCCGATGTCTGGGCAGTGTGCAGCATCTC